The following are encoded together in the Girardinichthys multiradiatus isolate DD_20200921_A chromosome X, DD_fGirMul_XY1, whole genome shotgun sequence genome:
- the LOC124863270 gene encoding brain-specific angiogenesis inhibitor 1-associated protein 2-like protein 2: MSGINSDQLHRSTLGIYMNLTDEFNPSLQKLVSLGNSYIHAFKALTVSSDAYFNALSKIGEKAFYSMSSRSLGDVLIQISENQQRLTLEMERVFHKFSLDVLQVMSDNIQLDMDYISDSRVKYETEVHNQVAALKRQRRGGTGQDSSEYVQFVRESHREALEEEERRYRFLAEKHCGLMQSIGQFMNKTGGTLLHKADMWTEEVGATRRPEVKRPASVENTGGMRAEDIRQIREEMSLGKIPSRAPSPVGSVYRSRGGGGGVSMRARVAHQPTGSNPTLLPFSRGQIITVLVQQPKNGWLYGYAENSSYQGWFPASYVEEFDEPLMFQSSRNSGLLRSSSMSNLLDQPGASSSRSSIAMSNVFDQPRPSSKTPSSSKGGAPPPPPPLLTQSSSNSSLETWQNVLFPRGTNPFATVKLKPTHTNDRSAPVLHRRLLFI, encoded by the exons ctCTTACTGTAAGCAGCGATGCCTACTTCAATGCACTTTCAAAGATTGGAGAAAAGGCTTTCTACTCCATGTCCTCCCGCTCCCTGG GAGATGTCCTGATTCAGATCTCTGAGAACCAACAGAGACTCACCTTAGAGATGGAAAGAGTG TTCCACAAGTTCAGTTTGGATGTCCTGCAGGTGATGAGCGACAACATTCAGCTGGACATGGACTACATCTCA GACAGCAGAGTAAAGTATGAGACTGAGGTCCATAACCAGGTAGCAGCTTTGAAGAGGCAGAGGAGGGGAGGAACTGGCcag GACTCTAGTGAGTATGTTCAGTTTGTGAGGGAGAGCCACCGCGAGGctttggaggaggaggagaggcgGTACCGCTTCCTGGCTGAGAAACACTGTGGCCTCATGCAGTCCATTGGTCAATTTATGAACAAG ACAGGAGGAACTCTCCTGCACAAAGCTGATATGTGGACAGAGGAGGTCGGGGCCACCAGACGACCAGAGGTCAAGCGACCTGCTTCTGTGGAGAACACT GGAGGAATGAGGGCAGAGGACATCAGACAGATCAGAGAGGAGATGTCCCTTGGCAAGATACCATCAAGGG CACCTTCTCCAGTGGGAAGCGTTTATCGCTCTCGAGGTGGCGGAGGAGGTGTGTCCATGAGGGCCAGGGTGGCTCACCAGCCCACTGGCTCCAATCCTACCTTACTGCCCTTCTCCAGGGGACAAATCATCACTGTTCTAGTCCAGCAACCCAAGAACGGCTGGCTCTATGGATACGCTGAAAACAGTTCATA tcaGGGATGGTTTCCAGCCTCTTATGTGGAAGAATTTGATGAGCCTCTAATGTTCCAGAGTTCCCG TAACTCTGGTCTCCTGAGGAGCAGCAGCATGAGCAACTTGCTGGACCAACCAGGAGCTAGCAGTAGCAGAAGCAGCATTGCCATGAGTAATGTGTTTGACCAGCCAAGACCCAGCAGCAAGACCCCTAGCAGCAGCAAAGGTGGAGCcccacctcctccacctccactaCTAACACAATCCTCAAGC AATTCATCCTTAGAGACGTGGCAGAACGTACTCTTCCCAAG GGGTACCAATCCATTTGCTACAGTGAAGCTGAAGCCCACTCACACCAATGACAGATCTGCTCCAGTGCTACATCGGAGATTACTTTTTATATAG